A window of Candidatus Bathyarchaeota archaeon genomic DNA:
ACTTAATCGAGGAAATGCAACCCGACACCTTCTACATCATGGGACCAGGCACGACCACCCGCACCGTCGCCGACTTGTTGGACCAGAAAAAAACCCTCCTCGGTGTAGACCTCCTCTTCAACAAAAAAATAGTCTCCAAAGACGTAAACGAAAAACAACTCCTCGAATTAACAAATGGCAAACCTACAAAAATCGTCGTAACCCCGATTGGCGGGCAGGGCTTCATTTTCGGCAGAGGAAACCAACAAATCAGCAGCCGCGTGATTCGCCAAGTCGGCTTAGACAACATCGTTGTGATTGCGACGAAGAGCAAGTTGGATAGGCTTAAGAGTTTGAGGGTGGACACGGGCGATGTGGCTCTTGATGAAGAGTTTAAGATGCGTGGGGTCAGGGTAGTGGCGGATTACAAGACCACGCTGGAAATGACCGTTGAATGAAGCGTCTTTCATCGTTATGTCGATGCGTGTGGATACCACTTTAGCCAACTGTTCCCGCGGGGATTGTGGAAAAATGAAATATAGCAGCAAACTCTAAACACTACCCTGTCGAGGCTAAACCAAGTTTGATACCAATTAACAAGCCAAGCATGGACGAAGAAGAAGTCCAAGCAGTCCTAGAAGTTATGCGTAAAGGACCCGTAACCAACGCCTTAGGCGCAGGGCCAAAAGTCCTTGAATTCGAAAAAATGTTCGCTGAATTCGCAGGCGTCAAACATGCAGTCGCCGTAAACACTGGCACAGCCGCTCTACACGCCGCTGTTATGGCGGTCGGCGTTGGGCGCGACGACGAGGTTATTGTGCCCAGTTTTACTTTCGTGGCGACGGCTGAGGCGGTTGTTTTGGCAGGCGCTAAACCCGTTTTCACCGACATCGACCCCGAAACCTACACGCTTTCCCCAGAAGCCGTAAAGAAGGCCATTACCAAAAAAACCAAGGCGATTTTGCCTGTTGATCTCTATGGTTTCTCAGCCGACATGAAGCCACTTAGAGAAATAGCAGCAAAACATGGGTTGGGTTTGGTTGAGGATGCGGCTCAAGCACATGGAGCAACCTATGCGGGGAAACCTGCGGGTTCATTTTCTGACGCCGCCTGCTGGAGTCTCTATGCAAGCAAGAACATGATGACAGGCGAAGGCGGAGTCGTTACCACCAACGATGACAAAATCGACGAAAAACTCCGCATGATCCGCACTCATGGCGAGAAAGCAAAATACGCCTCTGAGATGTTGGGAAGCAACTACCGTATGCCTGAATTGGAAGCAGCCATTGGAATCGTCCAAATGAAGAAGTTACCCGGTTTTGTAGCTAAACGTCGCCGTAACGCTCAGCAGCTTACAAAAATCCTCTCAAAATCCAACAAGCTGGTTTTGCCTTACGAAACCAAGACTTGCCAGCATAGCTGGTACCTCTACACCGCGCGACTAAAGGATGCAACTGAAACGGAACGCAATAAGCTTCTTGAAAACCTCAAAGCTAAAGGCATAGGCGCCGAAGCTTACTATGTGAACCCGATAAATACGATGCCGTTCTACCGTGAAAACTATGGTGTTAAGGCGTTGCCTGAAACAGAAAAAGCAGCTAAGCAGGTGTTTTCGCTGCCTGTGCACCCTGCGGTTACTGAGGAAGAAATCAAGTTCATAGGCGAAACCGTTCTCAGCCTATTGTAGAACAGCCTAATCTGTTGGTGTATGGAAGTGTAAGAGTTAAATTACTCTTCCACACTATACTTTTTGATCTATCTAAAGTTATAGGTTTTCTCTAAATAGGGGTATGAAATGATTTGAGTACCGATGAAGGCGTCTCCAGAGTTAAAGTTAAGTTCCTCATAGAAGGTTTAGGTGAAGCTGAAGGAGAACTCGTCCGCTTCCTCGCACCCAGAACCATAGACACCATCATGCGAAAACTGCCAATGGAAGGCAGAGCAGCGATATGGAAAGAGGAAGTCTACTTTGAAATTCCCCTCAAGATGGGTGAAGAAAAAGCTAAACCCACTGTTGAACAGGGCACCATAGCGTTTTGGCCCATGGGCAGCGCCTTATGCGTCTTTTACGGGAAATCTCAACCCTACAGTCCTGTGAGCATACTGGGAAAAATCACAAGTAACCTTGACCTGTTTAAGCAGGTGAAAAGTGGCGCGACAATAAAAATCGCGCCTGCCTAGACACAGCTTAGAGTGAACTATCCGCCCACAGGGACAGGAGCCGTTCACATTCTTCTTTAACTTCTTTGTCTTGGCTTTTCTCTTTTAATGCTTGCAAGAACTCGACACGCTTAGCGATTGAACGTGCTTCTGCGGCGCCGCCGTAGTAGAGTTTGCCATGCATGTATTCATCCATGCTGAAGGCTTTTTGGATAAACAGGCTTGCGGCGTCTACTGGGTTGTCGACGGCGAATTTGTTTGCCCAAATGGCGACTTCGGTTTCGCGAAGCTGAGTCATGCCGTCGATTTCGACGATTTTTTGGATGTATGTTTGGAGGTAATCGTAGTAGCCTGCGGTTTTTATGTGTTCGAGGGCTTCTTTGACTTTCTTGGTGAACTCGGATTGGCCTTCTACAACTAGATTGTGTTTGTATCCTTGGTCCACTAAGGTTCTTGCTGCTTTTAGTTCTTTTGCGGTGTAAACTTTTTCTGGGAAACTCAATTGAAATAAACTCCTCAGAGTATAGAGAGGGATTGTTTGAATAATTGTGGGGACGCAGATTTTAAGCTGCTGGTTTGTAGACCTTTAGGCTGTGGCTTCCGGAGACGAGTTGGATTGCTCCGTTTGCTTCCAGCTGTTCTAGAAAGTCTTTTGCTGCACTGATGCGTATACCGTAACGTGTTGAAATTGCGTATGGGGTTAGGACACCCATTTTTTTGACTTCAGCTACGATTTTTTGGTCTTTTGCGTCTGGAGGCAAAACGCCTATGGTTGTTTTCTTCTGTGGCGGGCCTTTCTTTTCTTCTTTCTTCTTCGCTTTATCGTCTGCGGCTTTGTCTTCTTGCTGCTTTTCCATCTGCTTTATGCCAAGCTTCTTTTTTCCACCCATGATTTTCACCTTGATTATGTTTTAATTTCCAGCATCTAGACTGTCTGGCTTATTTCAACCTTATGTTTGTTTTGCCACTCTTTGATTGGGATGCCAAGTTTCTTTTCTACTTCAGCGCGGTGAATTGAGTTCATGGTGCAGAAAGGTATGATTCTACCGTCAGGAACAGCATAGTGGATGACACATCGGGAGACTCTTTCGAGGTCAAAGTTGTAGGGATCCATGAAGTGCATCGAGGAAATTAGCACTGCAGAGCGGGCGAAGTCGCCCAGCGACTTGTAGTCACCGTTTAAGAGCACTTTTAAGACGTACTTGCGAAGGAAGCTGAATTTGATGTGGCGGCTTGCACCGACAAGGCGAAGTTTAGCTTTGCTTTTACTGCCTTTGGAAGCATCGTCGTAGACGCCTTGAAGGGTTGCGACGAATTTTTCTATGTTGCCGTATCGGGTGATGGGTGTGATTTTGCCGTTTTCGATGAACACGAAAGTTGCCATGCCGCAGTGGGGGTGCGCGGTGAATTCGACGTAGCGTTTGTCTTTGATGGCGCCGACAGCTTTGGAAACAGGCACAACCACGGGGACGGGGTAGAAGTCGCTTACTTTTATGACACCGTTGGTCTGCTCCTCGACCTTCTTCATGAAGTCGGAGATGGTGATGCGTATCTTTTCGCGTTCGTTAGGCGGTAAACGTCCGCAGAGCGAGACGGGTTGGACGTTTATGCATCTGACGACGTCGCTGTTTTTGGCGGCGAAATTGATGATGTCGCCCAGTTGACTGTCGTTAACGCCTTTAACTAATGTGACGACCAAAACGACGCTGTTCCAGCCTGCTGCTCGAAGGTTCTCAATCGCCTTCATCTTTATGTCCAGCAAGTCGATGCCGCGGATGTACTTGTATACGTCAGGGGTTAAGCCGTCGAATTGGAGATAGATTGTGCTGACGCCTGCCGCTTTGAGTTCTTTGGCGAATTCTACGTCTTGGCTTAGTCGTAAACCGTTCGTGTTAACTTCCACATGGTTGAAGCCGAGTTCTTTGGCTTTTCTGACCATGTCGGGGAGTTCTTTGCGGATGGTGGGTTCTCCGCCGCTGAACTGAAGCGCCTGCGCAGGCACTGGTTTGGTGGCGCGCAGATTCTCAAGCATACCCACAACCTGCTCCATAGTGGGCTCATAAACGTAGCCCGCATAGTTTGCGTTAGCAAAGCAGACGGGGCATTTGAGGTTACATCGGTTGGTGATGTCGATGATTGCTAGTGCGGTGTGGCTGTGGTGTTCGGGGCAGAGTCCACAGTCGCTTGGGCACCCCAGCTTCTTCTGTGTACGGGGGTTTTCTACGCCGTCGCCTTCGCATCGGAATTTTTCGGCGCGCATGTATTGGTCGTAGTCTGACCAGTAAAGCTCACTGTATAGCCCGTGTTGGGGGCAGGTTTTTTTGATGAAAACTTTGCCTTCGTCCTCGTAGATGGTTGCGTCGAGGGCTTTGAGGCATTCGGGGCAGATGCTTTTTGTCTGTTTGATATCTTTCATTTGATGGTTCCTTCTGAGGGGTAAGCGTTACTTTCGAAGGGCTTAAGAGGCGAAGTCACGATAATAATGTTTCCAACTGTTTCCAACGGTGATTGAGGGGAAAACTATGTCAGTTGATGATGAAACCCGCGCTGCACTACGCGAAATGGGCTTAAACACCTACGAAATCGACTCCTACATAGTTCTCGTGAGCGGCGGGCAAATGACCGCCATGGAAGTCAGCGAACAAGCCAACGTACCCTACAGCAAAATGTACGAAGTCCTAAACAGCCTAAAAGAAAAAGGATGGATAAAAAGCACCGAAAGCCGCCCCTTCAAGTACTACCCCGTTCCACCCATCGAAGCCACACGATTCACAAAACTGCGACTCGAAAACAAATACGCCGCATTAGAAAACACAGTTGCCGAAACCCTGCAGCCCCTCTATGAGCAAAGAGAACTGGTTGAACGCCCAGAAATGATGATTCTGCGGGGACAACAAGCGGTTCTCACAAAACTGGAAGATATTCTAAAAAAAGCCTCCGTTGAGATTGTAGTGGCAGCGCCAGAATTCGCTAAACCTGTAATCGCCTTAGCTGAACCGCTACTTGGAAGCGGACTGAAAAAGAGTGTAAGCATCAAGTTTATGGCTGCAGGCAAAAAAAGCGACTGGGAGTTTGTCAAAAGATTCGGCGGCTTAGGCGAAATCCGCCTCCGTGACCACATGTTCGGCGGCGGCATAATCGCAGACGGCAAAGAAGCCATGCTATTTCTGGGAGAAGAGAAGCCTTCGCTGGTTATCTGGAGCAACCATGTTGGACTGGTGGGGTTTGCTAGGGAATATTTCCAGTTCCTCTGGGACTCATCCGCCACCATATAGCGCCTTGTATGTTGGAAACCACGCCTACTCTCACGCGGTACCTCCCCTCCCTTATTTAAAGGCACAAAGAAAAAATAAAGGAAAAACAAAGAAAACTGGTTAGTCTTCTCGCCACTTAAACATCTTCACTGCTAACACAAAAATAATCACAGTGATAACAGTGAGAACCGCTATGTCGATAAGTGCACCTAGAATATTGTTGTAAACCATGACGTTGTTGAGACCTTCAGTGACGTAGAACAACGGTAAAACATGCGCGAACGTCTGCAGATACTCTGGCATCTGACTTATAGGGAAAAATGTACCGGCCAAAAACATCATAGGGAAGGTAATTATATTTCCGATCACGCCTGCGGTTTCAGGGTTCTTGGCAACGGTACCCACAAGCATACCAAGCGACGCAAACAGCATTGGACCTAGAATCAGGAAGGGTATAAGCAATGGTGATAGAGTGATATGTGCATCGAACGCAAGGGTGCCTACAGTATACATTAACAGAAAACCTGCAATTGTTAACACGATGTACCAGAGCATTTTTGATGTAAGCCACTCCATCTTCGTGAGCGGGGTTAGGCTGAGTTGTTTGAAGAGTTTGTTTTTCTTGTAATCACTGGAAATGTTGACAAGTGAGAACATGGGGCTTGTGAGCACTGAGAAGCCGATTAGACCGGGAATGAGATAGTCGATGTATTTGTTCTGTTGCGTATTCACACTTTTACTTTCCAAACCGATAATTGCTGTTCCATTGTAGCGCTGTAAGTTGAAATACCCTGCAAAGCCGTTAACCGTTCCACTAACTATTGCGCTTGTACTCGAAGCAGGGTTACCGTAGACAGTTATGTTCACAGGTTGAGCTGTTATGTAGTTTTGGCTAAAATCTGCAGGTATGACAATGCCATCCGACTGGGATTTGTCTGCAAGATATTCTGCGAAATCTCCGCTAACATCTACTGTTACCACTTGCAACGTACTTGATTCATTAAGCGCGCTAAGAAATGTATTGCCCAAGTTTTGTCCCCCAAAACCAGCGTCCAAGTTTTGGGCGTAAACGATAGTGGTTCCTGAGCTGCCACCTGAAAAGATAGCCCCGAAAATGAGGATTAACACAACTGGGAAAATTAAACCAAAGAACAAACCGAACTTGTTACGCAAAAAGCCTCGACTAAACACTTTAAAGTCTGCAAAGATTCTTCGACCACTAACCATAATTTAGCGCCTCCGCCTTTTGCCGTTCTCGACAGCGACTTCGCCTTGCTCACCCATTGGTTCGCTGACCAACTTGATGAAGACATCGTCTAAGCTGTCTTGACGTGTTTGTATTTGACCCCACTCCATGCCTGACTGCTCTGCAGCTGCTAACGCGGCTAAAGCATCAATCTTTTTCTTAAGGGGGATAGTTATGATGCCGCGGGGATGGTCATAGTAGACGTCCAATTCGGTATTTTCTTTAATGTAATCTGCAAGACTCTGGGTCCCTTGAATCTCAAGGCGCTCACCTGAACCATGTTTCTGGATAATCTCTTCCGTGGTTCCCATGGCAACTATACGGCCGTGATCCATGATGGCAACATGGTCGCTGAGTTGTTGAGCTTCGTCAAGGTAGTGAGTAGTCAGAATTATGGTTTTTCCTTTGGCCTTAAGACTCCGAATAACCTCCCAGATAGCACGGCGTGCGTTAGGGTCTAAGCCTGTAGTGGGTTCATCTAGGAATAATAAGTCAGGGTTGTTGACTAAAGAAAGAGCAAGACCGGTTTTGCGTTTCTGACCGCCTGAAAGATCTTCAAAATAAGTTTTCGTTTTCTCATCAAGAAGAACGTCTTTTAGAATTTGATCAGGGTCGCATTTAACGTTAAAGAGATCGGCATAGTAAAGAATAGCTTCTCTAGGGGTGGTTTTCTCCATAAAAGTGAATTCTTGGGGGATGACACCGATTTTTTTATGGAGTTCATAGCCCTTTTTCCATGGATCCAGACCGAGGACTTTTACGTCTCCGCCGTCGCGTTCACGCAGGCCCTCCATGATTTCGATGGTGGTGGTTTTGCCTGCGCCGTTGGGGCCTAAGAGCCCGAAGACTTCGCCTTCTTTGACGGTGAAGGATATGCCGTCAACCGCTTTCAGCGAGCCATAGTTCTTTTTGAGCTGGGTTACTTCGATAGGTAACATGGGGTTCCATCTTTTGTTAATTTTATTTTTTTGAGTTGTGAGTCTGTTTAGTGGGGGGACACATATAACTTTCGGATAAAGAAAACCAATCTTTGCTATTAGCTATATAACTAGCTCAGGGGTTAACTGTTTCCTTGAGAATTTTTCGGTTCGAAGAACCATTAATCCGGTCCGTGATAAATTTGACCAAGTCCCCAGGCGAAAGGTAACGCGGACCCCGCTCATGAAACACCTGCACCTCAAAAGTGCCCTTCCCAAAAACCATCCGCAACATGTAATAATCGAATTTTAGCGCCTGCCTCTTTCCATCGGCGCCTTTGCCCTTGTAGTACCGTATAGAACAGAAAAAATCCAGCGAAGCCACCTGCGACTTAGAAACAAACTCCAAAGCCTTAGCAACCTCAGCCGAGTTGAAGAAAGTAAAGTTGTCCAACTCCGCTATACCAAACTCAAAAATCACCGTTCCCTCAGGAATCGTGGGGATAGCAACCGCCTCGAAACTGGTCTCTTTACGGTTAACTTCACCTAAAAGCTGAATTAACCGCTGCTGAAGCTGCCTACTTGAGACGGTTGAGGTAAAAGTTTCCACGTAGTGGATGCTTGCGGGGAAATTGCTGTAGAATCCAAGAGTCAACTTGGCGCTAAGCCTTCATCTTTTTAATTTTCTCGACACTGTTAAGCAACTCGCTAAGCGCCACGGTCAGCTTCTGAAGTTCATCTATGTCCTCGGTTTTCTCGATTTTAGCTTGGATGTCAGCGATTTTTGCCATAAGCGTTTCTTCGAGTTTGTCGTAGGCTGCGTTGTTGCTGGGTGCAGTTTGTTTAGGCGGTTCCTCGCCTTCTCGGACTACGATCACTTTTTTCTCGTCTTTTGCGCACCAGAGTGTACCGTCTTTGAGGCGGAACAGTGGAGATGCACAGGCGGGGCAAGAGAGGTCGGTTAAGGTGGCGCCTTGCCGCAGTAATTCAGCCATACGCTTGATTGGGTTGCTTTCTTTTTCTTGTTGCAATTTAAATCCCAAAGGTAAATACGTATAAATACATATATAGCTTGATTTACTGCCAAGATGGAATAAAAAGGGGAACCGTTCAATGGTGCGAAAGAAGAAAACTGAAGAATATGAAGCCAAGATTAAGCAGGCACTGGTCGTGCTTGGCGAGGTTTCTGAAGATAGTACAACACCGAGGAACATTCGCCGAAGCGCAAAAGACGCCATGAACGCGCTACAGGGCACTGAGTATACCCCTGCCGTGAAAGCTTCAAACGCTGTGGCGTTGCTGGATGAGATTTTGCAGGATCCCAACATGCCGCCTTACACGCGAGTGAAACTCTGGAACGTCATGAGCTTAATAGAAGCCATAAAAGACTAGTTCAGAGTTTAGGCTTTTTCTTTCTTTAAACATTGAAGGGCCAAAGTTTTTTGTGTTTTTGATAATACGCTCAGCGGATAAAGGCGCACACCGCGAAGGTAACGCTGAATACCAAGGTTATCTTAACGAAATCCTTAGACAACAAACCTCCAAGCGACAGTTGCTCTGATGTGTTTTCTCTGTTTTTACTCAACATACGCCGCTTTATGAACAATTTAGTCAGCATGTAGCTGACGACGACTGCTAAAACCACGTAGTAAACAGGATACACTGAGTACATTAACCCAATGTAGGTCATAATTGGAATTAACATGCAGCCCAAGATAACAGTGAAAAATAACCCGTTTCTAAAACCTAAAATTACAGGTAAGGTTCGGGCGCCGCTGTTTTTGTCTGATTGATAATCCGCCAAGTCGCCCCAGATGCTATTCACAGTTGTAACTACCCCAAAAAGCAACGTCAAAAGTAATACATTCAACGTGAAAACCCCGAAGTGGGCCCCTGAAATAAAAATGGCCACAGCTCCAAAGACAAAGTTAACAAGCGGTTTAACGATGGTTGTTCTCAACCGTATCGGTGGCGCCGAATAAATAAAACCAATAATCAATCCTACCGAAATCACAGCGAAAACAAGCCAGTTTAATGTGAGTGCACTCAAAAACAAGGTCAACCCTAAGAACAAGTAAGTTATGTAGTAAGCTTTTTTGCCTAATTTTTCGGTGAATTGGGCTCTTTTAGGATCAGAAGTAGCATCAAGTTCCTTGTCGTGTATGTTGTTGATTGCGTCCGAAAAGGTCCAGAAGCAAAACACGATAGCGGCAAGGTGCAAAGCTGGAAGTAAAGCAGTTGAGTTACCAACAAGGAAAGCTCCGCCTAAAGTGACCACGAACAGCATTAACCCTCGTTGTATGGCGATGAATTCCGAGTAGCCTTGTAAACTTGCAAGCATAAGCTAAGAGCCTCAACTGCTAAAAGTTTTCCAAATAACTCTCAGCCAGTTTTAAGAACCTACTGCTTTTCTTCTCTTAAATACAAAACAAACATTCTAACAAAAAAAAACAAAAAAGGGAGGGGGAGATTTTTTGTTGCGACACCGTTTTAGGGACGTTTCTTTAGCATCAGCAATGCAAGTATAGCGCCGACAATGAAGATTGAAACTATTATAGCTGCGACTGCTGCTGGGAAGTATTGATCAACAAGCGATACAGGTATCGGTGTCGGTGATGGGGTTGGTTGCTCTGGTTCAACTACGTTAAAGGTGGTTACTGAACTTGATGGCCAATACCCGTTGGTTCCTTCGAAAGATGCCGTAATTTTGTAGTCGCCTGGAATATCGGGTGTCCAAGTTACGCTGTATGAACCTCTACTGTCAGTGGTTGCCGAAACCATTCGATAGTTATTGTTTGAGTCCAAGATAGCTATCTTAACGTTGACTCCAGTGAAATTCTCGGGTTTGGGTTTTTGTTGGTAGACGTAGCCCATCCAGTCTTTCATGCTGCTGTCGCCACAAACGGGCACACCGTCAGGGAAGCGAGAGGCTTGCTCGTGCTGTTTGGTTCCAGCTGATATATCAGTTACTGTGCCTTCAATAACGACGTTTCCACCTAGTGTTAAGCTCTTTGGTCCGACTTGCACAGTGGTTTTGCTTGGTCCTCTGCCGACGCTATAGATTTGTTGGTCATAGCTGTTGAAGAAAGTTGAATATCCATCTGCGATTGCGTAGCTTGAGGCAGCGAATTCTCCTGTAGCAGCTGAAAGCGTCCAGATTTCGGTGCCGTCGGTTGCGTTAATTGCTCTGGCCAATGCTCCTTTATAGATTGGTGTTTGGAAAGTATGTTCAGAGGTGACGGTGTAGATTATGCCATTACCTATTGCGTTGATGAATGTTGGGTATGGTCCAGGGACTTCAAAGCCGCTGTAGGTGGTGTTTCCTGGTACTCCGCCGTTACCGTAAGTCCACAGAACTTTGCCTGTTGACATATCATAACAGTAGAGTATACCTGAGTATGCACAGCTATAGACGCGCCCGTAGGCAACTACGTTTGATAGTGTGCCTGGTCCATTGCTGCCGTAATAGTCGAGCGCTGCTTGCGGTTCACTTAATCTGATGAATTCACCTGTACGTAGGTTAAAGAATGCAAACTGCTGGGTTTGTCTGTATGACTCGCAGAAGTATCCAGATGGATCCATGCCTGCGAACGAGATGGTAGTGATGTTCCCTGCTGGCGGGTTTACTGTTTTCCACCATAGGACGTTGCCAAAGGTGCCGCGTGACTTGTTTATGTCGACTGCAAAGTACGTGTATGGTTGACCATTATCACCTAACGCGGGATATGATCCGTTTCTGCAAAGTAAGATGTCGTTGTAAATAGCGCCAAGTATTGTTGGTGTATTAGGCATTGATTTACGCCATGAGATCGATTTATTCTGTGTTGACTCACTTATGTAGTCATAGAATATTCCTCGGCTGGCTTGAACGGCGGTTGTTTGGGTTGTAGTAGTCACGTTTTTGCTCTGAATCTGAGGTACATTATTCACGTAAATTGTTGTGTTTTCCCACTGCCATGTGGTAGTAGTAGTGGTTGTTGTTTGTATGTTCCAAGCTGTGCTGGATCCGCCCCACATCAGACTTGAATTCCATTGAGTTAAGTACCAATCGGGGTTTGATGAGGTGCCATTGTTGAAGAAATTGTACTTTATCATTTCTCCTAAGGGGCCAATAACACTAGCACCTGAGGGTACTCCTGTCACGTTGAATAACGGTTTTCCTGTATCTGCGTCGTATGCGTTTGCGAAGTTGCTAGTGAAGAGTATCGCTGGGTAAACTCCATGGTAGTTGGGTGTATGTACACCAGATATGTAGGCAAATGATAGTGCAGGTATGTCTGATTTTCTCCAAACCTCTTCGCCTGTTTGCAAATCAACGCAAACCGTGTCTCCTCCAGTTCCGCTAAAGGAGAACGGTTCTTTGTAGTAGATTCTACCGTATACGATTATTGGGTTAACGTATCGCTGTTGGTAGGCGGTTCCTTCAAAGTATGTGTCGCCTAGAATCTCAAAGTTGTTTCCTCCAACCACACCACCTGGCTGCAACGATTTAGTCCACATTATGTGGGCTGTTTGTGATCCAACTGCGTCAGGTGCGAATTGGCGTTGGTTTGGTCCATTCATGCCACCATAGCCGGGCATGCCGCTTCCAAGCCAGTTGGAAGAAATTATGTACCAGAATGGGTTTTCACCGTAGATGGGGCGACTCCAGTATTCAGTTGGCAGTGGGTTGACAGGTAATTCGAGAATTTGCTCTTCTTGAACAGTTAAGGTTGTTGTCGCGTTGCTAGGCAGATAGTAGTCGTCGATGTAGGCCGATGTGGGGCTGTGTGGGTAGTCGTTGACACGTTGTCCTGGGAAAATGAACGTCAAATTGTAGACGCCTACTTGGTCAGGTGTAAACGTGGCGATTTGGTTTGAGGTTGTGTCCCAAATCGTGTCCCACTTCTGAGTAGTTACCTTGCCGTCGGGAGCGGTTATTATGAGTTCATAGTTGTGGAATCTGTAGTTATTTGTCATAAGTGTATCTGCGTAGGTTGGAGTGAGGAATAGGTATATGGATGCTTGTTGACCGACGCCTATGGGGTTTGTAGCAGCATAAATGTGGGCGAAGGTGGGAATATTCCAGGGTGGAGTGTGTGCTGATGTTTGAGCTATCAGAAAGGTTGCCATTGAAGAGGCTAATAGTGCAATAAACAGAATAGTCACTAATTGTTTTTTAGGTTTGTTCATGGTTTTTCTCTTCTGATATTTCTTGAATGACAGGCAATTAAGAAAAAATTGCTTGCCAACCATAAAGCATGTGTCTCAGTGTTTAGGCAATATAATTAAAATGGACAATACGTCCATTAAACTTAAAACTACAAACTACACATAATAATAAGGTTAATTTTATTTTTATTTACGCGAAAAAACAGAAACATAAGGGGAAAACCCTAGAAATCAAGCCCAACTTTGCTGAGCAAAGAATTTACTTCACGCAACTGACTCAAACAATTAATCCCCCTCTGAGTTACTAGAATACCACTATCGGTAAATCGAACCATACCCACATCAACCAAATGTTTCAGTATCTTCTGAAATCGAACATAAGAAAGATTGGCCCGCCGAGCAACACGTGTTGGACTGGCTTTTCCAGTTCTGCCGCCCTCTTTACATAATAGGTCTAACACGTCAAGATAGATGTCAGTTCTGCTACGTTTTTTCACAGCCATTAGGTTTCGCCTCCGTTACTCAGCGAAGAATTACCCCTGGTTGGGGTAAGCAAAAAACTATAGTTCTGGGCCATGAGTATTCTTAGCAGTAATTCAACTGTCATGGCAATACCCCTTTGGTTTAGTCAGTTGAACTATTATTTATAATATACACATCGCGCGTTTGATGGATGCTTCTTGTTTAATTTGCATCTAAGGTTTGGCGTTTAGTTAGTTTCTTCTTGGATTTCCCATTTTATTGC
This region includes:
- a CDS encoding PQQ-binding-like beta-propeller repeat protein, with the translated sequence MNKPKKQLVTILFIALLASSMATFLIAQTSAHTPPWNIPTFAHIYAATNPIGVGQQASIYLFLTPTYADTLMTNNYRFHNYELIITAPDGKVTTQKWDTIWDTTSNQIATFTPDQVGVYNLTFIFPGQRVNDYPHSPTSAYIDDYYLPSNATTTLTVQEEQILELPVNPLPTEYWSRPIYGENPFWYIISSNWLGSGMPGYGGMNGPNQRQFAPDAVGSQTAHIMWTKSLQPGGVVGGNNFEILGDTYFEGTAYQQRYVNPIIVYGRIYYKEPFSFSGTGGDTVCVDLQTGEEVWRKSDIPALSFAYISGVHTPNYHGVYPAILFTSNFANAYDADTGKPLFNVTGVPSGASVIGPLGEMIKYNFFNNGTSSNPDWYLTQWNSSLMWGGSSTAWNIQTTTTTTTTWQWENTTIYVNNVPQIQSKNVTTTTQTTAVQASRGIFYDYISESTQNKSISWRKSMPNTPTILGAIYNDILLCRNGSYPALGDNGQPYTYFAVDINKSRGTFGNVLWWKTVNPPAGNITTISFAGMDPSGYFCESYRQTQQFAFFNLRTGEFIRLSEPQAALDYYGSNGPGTLSNVVAYGRVYSCAYSGILYCYDMSTGKVLWTYGNGGVPGNTTYSGFEVPGPYPTFINAIGNGIIYTVTSEHTFQTPIYKGALARAINATDGTEIWTLSAATGEFAASSYAIADGYSTFFNSYDQQIYSVGRGPSKTTVQVGPKSLTLGGNVVIEGTVTDISAGTKQHEQASRFPDGVPVCGDSSMKDWMGYVYQQKPKPENFTGVNVKIAILDSNNNYRMVSATTDSRGSYSVTWTPDIPGDYKITASFEGTNGYWPSSSVTTFNVVEPEQPTPSPTPIPVSLVDQYFPAAVAAIIVSIFIVGAILALLMLKKRP
- a CDS encoding UbiA family prenyltransferase, giving the protein MLASLQGYSEFIAIQRGLMLFVVTLGGAFLVGNSTALLPALHLAAIVFCFWTFSDAINNIHDKELDATSDPKRAQFTEKLGKKAYYITYLFLGLTLFLSALTLNWLVFAVISVGLIIGFIYSAPPIRLRTTIVKPLVNFVFGAVAIFISGAHFGVFTLNVLLLTLLFGVVTTVNSIWGDLADYQSDKNSGARTLPVILGFRNGLFFTVILGCMLIPIMTYIGLMYSVYPVYYVVLAVVVSYMLTKLFIKRRMLSKNRENTSEQLSLGGLLSKDFVKITLVFSVTFAVCAFIR
- a CDS encoding winged helix-turn-helix domain-containing protein, whose protein sequence is MAVKKRSRTDIYLDVLDLLCKEGGRTGKASPTRVARRANLSYVRFQKILKHLVDVGMVRFTDSGILVTQRGINCLSQLREVNSLLSKVGLDF